Sequence from the Amaranthus tricolor cultivar Red isolate AtriRed21 chromosome 16, ASM2621246v1, whole genome shotgun sequence genome:
CAACCATTTGAAAGGTAAGTGCTTAACTTAGGTATCATATTATTGAACtcatttgaactattttaacacatatattacttttatttaatcGCAGAGAATTCTTATCTCAGAAGCAAAGGGAAAATCATAGAAATACTGTTGCTAATGATTTGGTGATTAAATGGAAGTTAGAGGATTTTCCAGATGGTTAAAGTTGCAAATACCGATTACGAAATTTTATCAACTAAATGCAAatgtttatactttttattgatTCATCCACTTGAACAATATATTTTACGTAGGTACCAAATATCGATGAGGCCGATCCCGAAGGAAGATTGTTGATAGCATTGGCTTGTGGTCCAAGTCCATATGCTAAAAGAATGAAGGGTCATATGATTGATGGTTTCAAGTTCAAGACATTTGCTAGTGAAAGAACTCGTAAAACTCAAAATAGTGGTGTCATGGTGGAAGCCGATGGAAATAAGAACTATTGAAGATTAATAGATATACTCGAAATTGACTACCTTGGATCCTATAAACTCGTGGTGTATTGTTGTGATTGGATAGACATAGTAACTGGGATAGAATACATTGGTTCTAGAACTCGATTGAGCTTCTCAAAGTTTATTCACACGGGCCGATTTCTAACGGATGAGCCGTTTATTATTTCTAGTCAAGAAACACAAGTTTTTTATGttaaagataaatcaaaaaatgGTTGGAATTATGTAGTTGAACTAAGCCTAGAGActtgtttgaagtttgatgaaatCAACTATTCATGTGTTTTTTTAGATACGATAATCTATTTGATCTCTCTTAGTGGTTGCTCtcctatgttatttttatttgatcttgtttatatatttttactttgcttttaatttaattccttgtctaattttaatttataattatgacaCATTCTCATCTTTTCGTTGTCACTACAGGTTTTATCATTGTGAAATCATGACCATTCCAAGTAAATCTACAAAGATCGATGCTGAAAATTATGTTCAAATTAAACAAGAGGCTAATGCAAAACAAGCTCATAATACTAATTTCAGACCTTTTCAACCCAAAAAGTCCATTGCTACTCCAACACAAGATATCTCTACTAGATTGGTACCTACAGTTACCAAGAAACATAATCCCAAAGCTTTAATTCTTGATAAGAGGTCTATATCTCGAACCTTCAAGACCTCAACTAATACTCCAGCATAAGATCCCGCTACTAGCTTGGTACCTACAGTTACCAAGAAACATGATCCCAAAGCTTTACCTCTTGATAAGAGGTTTATGTCTCGAACCTTCAAAACCTCAACTAATGCTCCAGCACAAGATCCCGCTACTAGCTTGATACCTACAGTTACCAAGAAACATGATCCCAAAGAGCAAGATGAGCCTTCAAAGAGCAAGGATGTTGTTGAAGAGACATGTAAGGGAAATGAAGATCCCAAAGAGAAAGATGAGCCTTCAAAGGAAATGGAGATAAAACTTCCTAGGAGAAGAAAACAAGTGTGGAAGCCAAGGGGTAATGTTCATTGGAAAGAAAATATAGATGTAGATGCAGATGAGGTTGTCCAAGTAGAAAGTATACATACTTGAATCATCATAATATGCATATTTGATACAAATtgtgtatttattattaattgtttttttgattGAGCAGAGATAACAGAGAATGAGCCTCCCAAATTAGGAATAATCGAGGGGACTATAGTTGCTAAGCATGTTTGGTGCTTACCATCAGGAAGaaggatcattgttcattttaatGAATATGATCAACCAATTAGAAGGGGGGGACTTgtacttgttcattttctgtCTGAATTGTCAAAAAATGGAACCTTTTGTCCACTTGGAGCACAAAATTGGAAGCGTGTTGATGATCATTACAAGCAAAGGATCATTAAAACAGTTTGGGTATGCATTAaacattctttattattataatttgatattaCTATTCTCACCATATGCTTATTTGACAAAGGAGATTCTCACCATATGTataggataaatttgtgttaccTGATACAAAAGAGTTTCGTCGAATGATATTGTCACatataaatatgaagtggaAGCATTACAAGTGGGAGCTTCAAAGGGACTATTATCAGCCTAATGTGACAAAGCAGAATATAATTGAGAATATGCCTAAAAATGTGATAAAAGAGCAGTGGATTAGCTTGGTTTCTTGCTGGACCTCAAAAAAGTTCAAGGAATTTGTACATAGTgtattataacaaatttaacataaatttGAGTTTTATATTCACCAAGTTACAAACTAATAATTTAACATTGATAGAAATTATCAACACTGGGAAACAGAGCTCGTAAAATGCATAATCATGTACATACTACAGGGTCAAAGAGTTATGCTCAATGGAAAACTGAATTTGTAAGTATGAGTACAATTATTGTTATTGCTTATAATGAGACAATTGCATTTGCGTGTTTTTGATGTTGCTAGGttacttaaattttatttatgatgCCTATATTTGTgataagtttatttctttgGGATAATTTGTTACTTTTAAATAGGTTAAGTTGAATCACAGAGAACCTAGTGGGCTAGAAATGTGGAAATGTACACACACTACAAAGAGTGGTGGTTATGTAGAGGGTACCTCCACTCAAGAATTCATGGTATATTAGAGTATTGAATTGGAAACATTTATCATTATGACAAATCTGATTGCATATTTCATTTATACTTTTGTATTGTTATAGGACATTGCTGAAAATTAGGTTAATGAACGTTTACGTGATTCGAAACAACCTCGTGAGGTGATTGAGATAAAAGTTTTTAATGAGATGATGTATCAACAAGACAAACCTAATCAGCGAGTTGTTGGTTATGGTCATGCGGTTAGTAGATATCACGTGTTTGGTATTGAAGCTCAATTACAAAACAACAAGataggtgattgtggtggtaCTTCAAGTAATGTTATGGGGCTTAAATCCTACATATTGTCTGTTGAGAGAAAAGTGATGAGGTTATAAGAAAAAATGATGAGGTTAAGAGAAAAAATGATGAGATTATTTcccaattacaaaaaagaaataatgagGTTACTTCCTAACTTTTGAAATAatatgaagaagttgaagaactaagagctcaaaatcaaaaaattctcAGTCAGCTTGCATTAGTCTTAGATCAAttacaacaaaatcaaaagacaagtaagaatcattattatttttatcatcccTCGAATCTTTTTCATATATTACTTTTTAGTGCTTATGGTAGAAGTGtagtttctaatttttttatgttatgtgcAATTTTGCTTGCAGTTGGATGAAGTAGATATGATAATGACTTATATAAAGTTTTTTATATTCATGGGGAGTTTGGTAATTAAGGTAATCccatatttgaaaataattgttgGCCTTAAATCACAAACGGGGAGTATGAATTTTGGCTAATGTTTgtgcattttgtttgatttgttgcaGATTTTTGCAGCTGATGTTCATATTATGACCAACAAATCATCTTTTGCGAAGGTCTTGACACTAGAGTGGAAATTGCAACATAATGAAAACAATTCTGCAGGCCTTCAActtttgacaaacttttaactTTTCAATTTTGCTCTCTTAAACATCGatgaatatatatgtgtatgtgaaTATTGATCAAATTAGGCACCTATGTTGCTTGGACTTTTTTGACCAAGCTACAAAAACTTAAGGTCAAAGCTACATCAACgaatgtatgtgtgtatatgaaTATCAAATGCTAATACTTTTTTAGATATGATTGATTTGATATGATATTCGTTAGTAATTATGtatgtttgatgaatttaaTATAGTCAACGCATGTAAATGTCTAAAGCATATATCTAGATATCAAGGGCTTTAAAGGGTTTATTTTCATTTAGACGTATAAAAGCGTCTAAAATATTCagcatttccacacaataaagCGTCAAAAATATTCAACATTTTCCACGCTTCAAAGCGTCTAAAAACGTGAAATCGTAGTATGGATTTAAGGCGGGTAATCTTTTTTCCCACAGTAAAAGCGTCAGAAAACAGATATAACATCCACTGTAAAAAGCGTCGAAAATTTGTAAttacagttttttttttacGTTTCGTCAAGCGtcgaaaatatattttttgacgATTAAAACCGTCGAAAAAACCATAGTTTTTCCGTCAAAAAGCTCCGTGTTTTTTAGTAGTGATTGAAGCAAATTACGTTTTACCTTCATAATCCGCAAATATTATAATTCGTAATTACTTGATTGCATCAACATtatttaagtatatatatatatatatatatatatatatatatatatatatatatatatatatatatatatatatatatatatatatatatatatatatatatatatatatatatatatatatatatatataatacgaTTAAAATGTTACATCGTCTTTAAGTATCTAATTGTAGTgaactattttaaaaattaaaaaactgtGATTTCCGAtcataatacattttttttggtttgatcagatctaaaaaataaaataactgaGACCAAATCGGAACcataattttgttgaaaaaaCCCAAACCAAACTAAACCATTTAAATTGTAAACCAAAGTAAATACTAAAATTACAATTTGATTTGCGGTTTAGACTAAATTCTGTTCAGTTCTTAATTCTTAtcgtaataatttttatttttgtccattttaactttgtaatatttaagttttctcaattcttatttatatattttttctcatttttaatctttacataatttaataatcgttattgtttttaataattatgtcaTTAATAGATATTGCAATATTGAGAAGTACTTTTTCCGTCCCATTgaaattgtattatttttaattttgctcaGACCCACTTGATtcgcattatttttatttttatacaatGGCCcgtcattttcttttaatctcatccatacactttaactctatttaaattttatatatacgATTTATTcgctctttttatttattattattttttaaaaacttacccACCTCCTATTCGATGCAATTCAAAGAGGACAGATGAGTACGAGTTATTGTTACCTGAATCTTTTGATTGGGTCCAACCAAATAAAATAAGGTGCGACAAGCCGCCCCATATATTCGCGGGGGCCAGTTTTGTACTTCTTATTTTAAGGAATACAACTATATTAACGTAATAATTATGATAACGTAATTTTAAACACTGCACTTTTGGATAAAACAATCACAttatatcttttaaaaaaatagattttCATTGTGCGATCAATTTGTCATAAATTAGTTGATCTAAAACAATTAGTTATACGTTTTAATTTATCAACACTACTACACTAGCatcaaattttgtaaaatttttcaatctttttagtTGATGGTGTAATGACGTACGATtagaaattatataatatttttaatatgaaatttattaatttctGATTTTGTTATTTGTTTAGATAATAATTAAGACTTTTACATTATTGAAATTTCCCATTAAATTATGGAAAAACTGCCGTGAATTATACAAATTTTCGCTAATTATCCTAAACtaatacaaacttttgattaactatgaataataccaacttagaggAGTGTTTTccataaataatatcaacttttgttTAGCCATTGATTTAACTTTGTTATTTGTCAAATAACCtgctataaaaaaataatattattttagataaaCATCTTctaaattgatattattcacGATTAATAATAGGTTGGTATTATTGGGAGGAAAACatcaaaaatttgtattattgcattgaaaataatttttccttaatttagtGGGAAACTTGATTACTCTTTTAATtggatattaaattttatatatatcaatattgATAATATTGCATTTCATGTGATATATTTTAATtggttattaaattttttgcaCCTTATGATGCCACTTTTATGTGTAactattttataatataatgatGTAATTCTCTTTTCAGTTTAACTATTTATTTATGtcattaaataataaacaattgaCTTGAGGTTTGGAAATTGAATTCCTATTTGGTACCCAAAGTTAATTACTTTACTTTCTTGTCactttttgttgtttattactatatattttaatttcctTTATCAAAAATGTGTTAAGTGTCCCTAAATCTACGCTATTTATCTCATAAAGGGGTGAATCAAcgaaatttaattacaaaacgGAATTAAAACCAACTTATATATAAGATAAGGCtttcaactcaattaaaaatttatattgatatttaagtttatatataaataaataacactaaaataaAACCTCTTTATATTATCAAACCTAAAAACTAATAAGATGTCccattttaaaaagtaaatgggaaaaaCAAGGTAGAAAATGGGTTTAAAGTCCACCAACATGAAAGAAACCAAAGTGcatcatcaaaaagaaaaaagttattcCCTTATagtatactatttggtatagattatagGCACACTATAGCTACTAGCTACTACTAGGACCGTCTCGTTTATTTTTGAGTCTCGTTGAAGCACTAGTAAATCATATTACttagtaaaaaatataaattatttttaaatttaattcaagttaatATAAACCttgtacataaaaatatattttttagactttataatattttaggcTCTGAACGATAGCCTGCTTTACCCTTGCAAATCGAGGGCCATGGCTCTACTACTAGTCCCATAATTACATACATAGGCAATGCAACTTGCCCATGTATGAAGTGTATATTgctaactatatatataaacaacTTCCAAAATGCTTTACATGCACATCCAAATCAATATTCAATACTACACATATCTTTAATGGCTTCAACACTTCCATCAACCATTTATTCAAACAACACATACTATTCCAATGAAACCCTAATCCCACCACAAGAAATAATCACtcaatcaaataataaaaatcatacaCATTATAGTCTTGCAATGTGGCTAGGTCAAGAAGATTATTTTTTACCATTTTCAAatagttttgaaaattttgacaatttatTTGTCTCGGATAATACCAATAATCATAATATTGATCGTTCATCAAATTCTAATTCCATAGCGGATGTGCCAAGCTTTGGATTAATAGGATTGGATTACTATAATTCATCATCTTGTTTTACTTATGATGATCAATTTGAGACCAATAATGTTTGTAGTAAGATGCAAAATCATGTCTTATGTACTAACAATTTTGTGGCCTCTCCTCATGAGTGTCGGGTATGTATGTACTAACAATTTTTAAGGgttatttttaaattactttttaaattaGTACAAAGATTCAATAACTCTAAATTATTTATAGAATAATCAATAGTGGTACCTTTGATGTCacttaactttttaattttaattagttttgtttttttttaataaaaattaaagattatctacttaaaaaaatattttgattataattaatGGACTTAATATTATGATATTTCTAATGTTATTGGGTGACTTTATTTGTACTTTAACTTAGTGGGTGTTTTTTCTTAGCTTTTTAGACTATCTTTggcttttgacttgttgattAGTCAAACAGTTAAAaatagtactccctcctattcaacttatgtgtcccattttctttaatggtcaagtcaccttaattgtccaatttctatttttagtatgggtttttgacttttatgcccttaataactttattatattttcaattataccctctattacccatactaattttccttcattacttttctttcctacccttagggtcccacttttgactctccttaaaatccgtaaaaagtcaaatgggactaaaggtaaataggaaggagtatttgataaatgattttaaacaaaaaaaaaaaaaaactttagttagctttttttgttgattttgctTGTTAGtctactttttctctaataaacatcCAACAATTAATATCTGTATTTACCAATCATCTCTATAATCAACTGAttttttcagctagcttaaaagctAATAAAAACAGCCAAAATTTTTACCTGGTTAAACAAGCGAACAACTAATTGTCAAACACCCTTTAAGTGATATTCGAGACGTTAATTGTacgtattaataattatattcttatatataaaaattaataagttgTTATTGGTGGGTTGGGCAGGGACATGAAGGGCACACGTCTCAAGTTCAAGTGTGTGGATCAGAACAGAGTAGTGAGAGTAGCATAAGTATCATCAATAAAGTGGGAAGATACTCTGTGGAAGAAAGAAAGCATAGGATTCGTCGTTATCTCAACAAGAGAAATCAAAGAAACTTTCGCAAAACTATTAAGGTAtataattatgatattatatatacttttatcaCATTTTTTCATCAGGATCAGCACACGTCTTtcttatttgaatttttgtcATATTGTCTTTCAATACTGACATGTCTATAAACCGattcaatataaatttaaactaatagttGAAATTTactaatatgttatatactttatttgttagagtatataa
This genomic interval carries:
- the LOC130802360 gene encoding zinc finger protein CONSTANS-LIKE 5 — its product is MASTLPSTIYSNNTYYSNETLIPPQEIITQSNNKNHTHYSLAMWLGQEDYFLPFSNSFENFDNLFVSDNTNNHNIDRSSNSNSIADVPSFGLIGLDYYNSSSCFTYDDQFETNNVCSKMQNHVLCTNNFVASPHECRGHEGHTSQVQVCGSEQSSESSISIINKVGRYSVEERKHRIRRYLNKRNQRNFRKTIKYACRKTLADRRVRIRGRFAKNQEHEQEQQEEDQSYTNFDNPTTQEDTHLLPFDNAFNKACMQHEDIECGEEWVEEAMSSLLYMPYISSNWECHA